A segment of the Mogibacterium diversum genome:
CGCTTAGAAAAGTTGCCAGAGTTCGCTTGACTAACGGTATCGAAGTAACAGCATATATTCCTGGAATCGGTCATAACCTACAGGAGCACAGTGTTGTACTAATCAGAGGCGGAAGAGTTAAGGATCTCCCTGGTGTGAGATATCACATCGTTAGAGGAACACTTGACGCAGCTGGCGTATCGGGTCGTGGTCAGGGACGTTCCAAGTATGGAGCAAAGAGACCTAAGAAGTAATTGATTTCGGGATATTGTCCTTAATATATGATATTAAGGCGCACACGGTCGGTGATAGAAGCAGACCGAGTACCCCGTGAACCTAAGGAGGGAAGAGAAGTGCCAAGAAAAGGTAACGTACCAAAGAGAGAAGTACTTCCAGATCCAGTATACGGTAGCGTAGTGGTTTCAAAGCTGATCAACAGCATCATGCTTGACGGTAAGAAGGGTGTAGCCCAGTCAATCGTTTATGATGCATTTGACCAGATTAAGGAATCCACTGGCGAAGAACCGCTGGAAGTATTTGAGAAGGCAATGAGCAACATCATGCCTGTACTAGAAGTTAAAGCAAGAAGAGTCGGTGGTGCAAACTATCAGGTTCCTATCGAAGTTAGACCAGAGAGAAGACAGACTCTAGCTCTACGTTGGCTCACAAAGTTTACAAGACTTAGAGGTGAGAGAACTATGGCTGAGAGACTAGCTCACGAGCTTATGGACGCTTCTAACAACACAGGTGCATCTGTGAAGAAG
Coding sequences within it:
- the rpsL gene encoding 30S ribosomal protein S12, encoding MPTINQLVRQGRKSAIKKSGSPALGKNMNNLKKTLTDVNSPQKRGVCVAVKTVTPKKPNSALRKVARVRLTNGIEVTAYIPGIGHNLQEHSVVLIRGGRVKDLPGVRYHIVRGTLDAAGVSGRGQGRSKYGAKRPKK
- the rpsG gene encoding 30S ribosomal protein S7, with product MPRKGNVPKREVLPDPVYGSVVVSKLINSIMLDGKKGVAQSIVYDAFDQIKESTGEEPLEVFEKAMSNIMPVLEVKARRVGGANYQVPIEVRPERRQTLALRWLTKFTRLRGERTMAERLAHELMDASNNTGASVKKKEDTHKMAEANKAFAHYRW